A genomic window from Gemmatimonadota bacterium includes:
- a CDS encoding AlpA family phage regulatory protein codes for MSTIDRMLRREEVQERTGLSRSAIYRLMREGDFPLPQRVGQRAVRWRESHLEAWLASRPLASGRKAAA; via the coding sequence ATGTCGACCATTGACCGCATGCTGCGTCGAGAAGAGGTACAGGAGCGAACCGGACTGAGCCGTTCGGCGATCTACCGGCTGATGCGGGAAGGCGACTTCCCGCTGCCGCAACGGGTCGGGCAGCGCGCCGTTCGCTGGCGGGAGAGCCATCTCGAGGCGTGGCTGGCGTCGCGCCCGCTCGCCTCGGGCCGGAAGGCGGCCGCCTGA
- a CDS encoding DUF433 domain-containing protein, whose amino-acid sequence MTTATAVPKVLSANEAACVTGVPLRQVHRIIDTGVLGSAASRREGARLLHNDGLVSLKLVHETARIFTLDGRRKLVRDLLGRPDAESACVQDVSVDLREMKVEVERGLSRLARAREAIAVDDAVLSGTPCVKGTRIPAHNIAEMLDNGDRIEAIQAAWPGLTFSQIDAAACYARAYPRRGRPRAAPAWRSRVPVASGEAALDAPSGPR is encoded by the coding sequence ATGACGACCGCCACGGCAGTTCCGAAGGTGTTGTCCGCCAACGAGGCGGCCTGCGTGACCGGCGTCCCCCTGAGGCAGGTGCACCGCATCATCGACACCGGCGTTCTGGGCAGCGCCGCGTCGCGCCGCGAGGGCGCCCGCCTCCTGCACAACGACGGCCTGGTGAGCCTGAAGCTGGTTCACGAAACGGCCAGGATCTTCACCCTGGACGGGCGCCGCAAGCTGGTGCGCGACCTGCTCGGCCGTCCCGACGCGGAGTCGGCCTGCGTGCAGGACGTCTCGGTCGACCTGCGGGAGATGAAGGTGGAGGTGGAGAGGGGACTGTCCCGACTGGCGCGGGCGCGGGAGGCGATCGCGGTCGACGACGCGGTGCTCTCGGGCACGCCCTGCGTGAAGGGGACCCGCATTCCCGCACACAACATCGCCGAGATGCTCGACAACGGCGACAGGATCGAGGCGATACAGGCGGCTTGGCCGGGGCTCACCTTCTCGCAGATCGACGCGGCGGCCTGCTATGCGCGCGCCTATCCCCGGCGGGGCCGTCCGCGCGCCGCGCCGGCCTGGCGCTCCCGGGTTCCTGTTGCCTCCGGCGAGGCGGCCCTCGATGCGCCATCCGGGCCGCGTTGA